The following are encoded together in the Campylobacter devanensis genome:
- a CDS encoding superoxide dismutase family protein, translating to MKKFGFVASALMLASSSLLAANMTIFDPKSVEHVEIKVDLLGQDKNTPVGSVIAVKTNYGVAFFPDLKGLEPGLHGFHVHANPDCGATDKGLGMKAGGHWDPTNSGNHSLPWDDKGHKGDLPALYVAADGTATNPVLSPKIKDLSELKGHSLMVHIGGDNHSDHPKALGGGGARMACGVIK from the coding sequence ATGAAAAAATTTGGTTTTGTAGCATCTGCTTTGATGCTTGCTAGCTCTAGTTTATTAGCGGCTAATATGACAATTTTTGATCCTAAAAGCGTAGAACATGTCGAGATCAAAGTTGATTTACTAGGACAAGACAAAAACACTCCAGTAGGTAGCGTAATAGCGGTTAAAACAAATTACGGCGTGGCGTTTTTCCCTGATCTTAAAGGCTTAGAGCCAGGCTTACACGGATTTCATGTCCATGCAAATCCTGATTGCGGCGCAACAGATAAAGGCTTAGGTATGAAAGCCGGCGGCCACTGGGATCCAACAAATAGCGGTAATCACTCTTTACCTTGGGATGACAAAGGCCACAAAGGCGACCTACCAGCACTATATGTAGCAGCTGATGGCACAGCGACAAATCCTGTTTTATCTCCTAAAATCAAAGATTTAAGCGAGTTAAAAGGCCACTCTTTGATGGTTCATATCGGTGGTGACAATCACAGCGACCATCCAAAAGCACTTGGCGGCGGCGGCGCTAGAATGGCGTGTGGTGTTATCAAATAA
- a CDS encoding cysteine permease, producing the protein MIKFTLPSNTFLDNYVLNCEFANACKLSNGAYKFWKGIVAASYQDSRTLFLHKKSIPQKYQYAINYCSNLDGFVLASAFCSFTGISNSHLVASNNSALHSMLEIKMVDKFKFVNLKKLYDDLDLPYSAHIYIEKCKYFSPTPFEKRIKITETLCLGYY; encoded by the coding sequence ATGATTAAATTTACCTTGCCATCAAATACTTTTTTAGATAATTATGTATTAAATTGCGAATTTGCAAACGCATGTAAACTTTCAAATGGTGCGTATAAATTCTGGAAAGGTATTGTTGCAGCAAGTTATCAAGACTCTAGAACGCTCTTTTTGCACAAAAAATCGATCCCGCAGAAATATCAATATGCAATAAATTATTGCTCTAATTTAGATGGGTTTGTGCTAGCAAGCGCATTTTGCTCATTTACAGGTATATCTAACTCGCATTTAGTAGCTTCTAATAACTCAGCTCTTCATAGCATGCTCGAGATCAAAATGGTTGATAAATTTAAATTCGTTAATCTAAAAAAACTCTATGATGATCTTGATCTTCCATATTCAGCCCATATTTATATCGAAAAGTGTAAATATTTTTCACCTACGCCATTTGAAAAGAGAATTAAAATCACTGAGACTCTTTGCTTGGGATACTACTAG